A DNA window from Mya arenaria isolate MELC-2E11 chromosome 17, ASM2691426v1 contains the following coding sequences:
- the LOC128223551 gene encoding uncharacterized protein LOC128223551: MTSASNAYHKDFLLAVRDGNKDELERLLETKDGKININVYDTEGQTALHQSVLDGNFELVKLLVKFGADVKLANRDAGTPPNSVPDQTMLPSKLRDTEPIRGTESNCGTEPVPSVPPYPIPYQCNPLPHSVPVYPPTPSRTSVSPYPFRTSVTPYPIPYQCNPLPHSVPVCPPSAIPLPHSVPVCPPTHSVPVYPPTPFRTSVSPYPFRTSVSPYPFRTSVSPYPFRTSVSPYPIPYQCVPLPIPYQCNPLPIPYQCVPLPIPYQCNPLPHSVPVCPPTHSVPVYPPTHFVPVCPPIHSVPVYPPTPFRTSLSP, encoded by the exons ATGACGTCGGCTAGCAACGCTTACCACAAGGATTTTCTGTTGGCCGTCAGGGACGGGAACAAGGACGAGCTGGAAAGACTTTTAGAGACCAAAGATGGGAAAATTAACATAAACGTTTACGACACAGAGGGACAGACTGCTTTGCATCAAAGCGTTTTGGACGGGAATTTTGAACTGGTGAAACTTTTGGTCAAGTTCGGCGCAGACGTCAAATTAGCGAACCGCGATG CTGGTACGCCGCCAAACTCGGTACCGGACCAAACTATGTTACCGAGCAAGCTTCGCGATACCGAGCCAATCCGCGGTACCGAGTCAAACTGCGGTACCGAGCCAGTACCGAG TGTACCCCCCTACCCCATTCCGTACCAGTGTAACCCCCTGCCCCATTCCGTACCAGTGTACCCCCCTACCCCATCCCGTACCAGTGTGTCCCCCTATCCATTCCGTACCAGTGTAACCCCCTACCCCATTCCGTACCAGTGTAACCCCCTACCCCATTCCGTACCAGTGTGTCCCCCTAGTGCTATCCCCCTACCCCATTCCGTACCAGTGTGTCCCCCTACCCATTCCGTACCAGTGTATCCCCCTACCCCATTCCGTACCAGTGTGTCCCCCTACCCATTCCGTACCAGTGTGTCCCCCTACCCATTCCGTACCAGTGTGTCCCCCTACCCATTCCGTACCAGTGTATCCCCCTACCCCATTCCGTACCAGTGTGTCCCCCTACCCATTCCGTACCAGTGTAACCCCCTACCCATTCCGTACCAGTGTGTCCCCCTACCCATTCCGTACCAGTGTAACCCCCTACCCCATTCCGTACCAGTGTGTCCCCCTACCCATTCCGTACCAGTGTACCCCCCTACCCATTTTGTACCAGTGTGTCCCCCTATCCATTCCGTACCAGTGTATCCCCCTACCCCATTCCGTACCAGTCTATCCCCCTAG